In a genomic window of Carnobacterium mobile DSM 4848:
- a CDS encoding MerR family transcriptional regulator, whose translation MKNIEEVIEYVVPKEVCKQLGIESATLRKYALLFDKAAENGLYFKRDERNNRLFTKEDVAVLSRMLELKETLGITLESATQKVLNSDRYNDTTPTVTDALYRMIETQSEQITKQAQLNA comes from the coding sequence AGAGGTTATAGAATATGTTGTTCCTAAAGAAGTTTGTAAACAGCTAGGTATCGAAAGCGCAACACTACGCAAATATGCACTATTATTTGATAAAGCAGCAGAAAATGGCCTTTATTTTAAACGAGACGAAAGAAATAACCGGTTGTTTACAAAAGAAGATGTTGCGGTTTTGTCACGCATGTTAGAGTTAAAAGAGACCTTGGGAATAACGCTTGAATCAGCTACACAAAAGGTTTTAAACTCTGACCGTTATAATGATACAACACCCACCGTGACGGACGCGTTATATCGCATGATTGAAACACAATCAGAACAAATAACAAAGCAAGCTCAGCTCAATGCTG